In the Topomyia yanbarensis strain Yona2022 chromosome 3, ASM3024719v1, whole genome shotgun sequence genome, one interval contains:
- the LOC131688320 gene encoding uncharacterized protein LOC131688320 — MVSTGRMLYIAIVVVGTIGIAGSTEQTPEETDIQGRQLSADSYWYNDVYYWWPWFSDLATVVMIKLKIAVGLAAIYAFGDGYYWTKAKTAPPDVGYWGEQSWDHVKHHPWSFFKGWGRRKRDLSEDYAGSMSLDRHKFVEFVFEAFEVHDEDCRRRTVCELDFELSNNPKMKSKLKGYKLDLFRKYRGELPRRKEDCERLYSSCKMLRQEEDVHFYSGDEGKLMENAN, encoded by the exons ATGGTCAGCACCGGAAGGATGCTTTATATTGCCATCGTTGTTGTGGGAACGATTGGAATTGCTGGAAGTACGGAACAAACTCCGGAAGAGACTGACATCCAGGGAAGACAGTTATCAGCTGATAGTTACTGGTACAATGATGTATATTACT GGTGGCCCTGGTTCAGCGACCTCGCAACGGTGGTCATGATCAAGCTAAAGATCGCAGTCGGGCTTGCGGCAATCTACGCCTTTGGCGACGGTTACTATTGGACAAAGGCAAAAACGGCACCACCCGATGTCGGCTATTGGGGTGAACAATCCTGGGATCATGTTAAGCATCATCCATGGTCTTTCTTCAAAGGTTGGGGACGTCGAAAACGAGACCTATCGGAGGATTATGCCGGTAGTATGTCGCTAGACAGGCATAAATTTGTCGAATTTGTGTTCGAGGCGTTTGAAGTGCATGACGAAGACTGCAGGAGACGAACAGTGTGCGAGTTGGATTTCGAGCTTAGTAATAATCCAAAGATGAAAAGCAAACTTAAAGGTTATAAACTTGACCTTTTTCGAAAGTATCGTGGGGAGCTGCCCAGGAGAAAAGAAGACTGTGAAAGATTGTATAGTAGTTGCAAAATGTTGCGGCAAGAAGAGGATGTGCACTTTTATAGTGGTGATGAGGGAAAGTTGATGGAAAATGCTAATTAG